From Mucilaginibacter rubeus, a single genomic window includes:
- a CDS encoding PIG-L family deacetylase: MKRIYLIALLLFATVLSNAQTNPPTDLGTIQQNLKKLDVLGSVLYVAAHPDDENTRLLAYLAQEKHYRTGYLSLTRGDGGQNLIGNEQSELLGLIRTQELLAARRVDGAEQFFTRANDFGFSKGPEETLKIWDKEKVLGDVVWVIRKFRPDVIICRFPTTGEGGHGHHTSSAILAQEAFTAAADPNRYPEQLKYVKPWQAKRLMWNTFNFGSTNTTAADQFKIDVGVYNTTLGKSYGEIAAESRSNHKTQGFGSAKQRGESYEFFKTILGDAPQEDLMDGVNTTWKRVKDGDAIAALVNVIRRNFISEAPEKSLPALVQLLMKVEKVPDTYWREQKTKELNNLIAICAGLWFEAYATEPTYSLGDKINVRAQVINRFNYRVKINSIEANDSSLALQSKELPFNQVQTFETTTAASALTQPYWLAAPHPVGVYTLPDNTLAGNPENPDLPKVTFQFIVEGKPVNIDRRIIYKYVDPVRGEVYQPIEITPPVTANIDNKDYIFSTQQAQTVLLNLKSFTKASGTISLKPVTGFKISPEKIDFTNKDKNDEWSVAFTVTPTDNKQKVVELEAVVNANGKPFSLSLRRIRYDHVPAITLFPPAQTKLVYLDLKANGKKIGYIAGAGDQMPEALRQVGYEVHLLTENEVMNGDLSVYDAIVTGVRAYNVNERLAYQQPKLLEYVKNGGNLVVQYNNNNGIVVKQIGPYPFTVVNRRVTDENAEITVLDKENPVLNYPNKITNDDFSGWIQERGLYYVTNIDPQYKPILQMHDKGEEPLNGSLIVGDYGKGRFVYTSLAFFRELPAGVPGAYRLFINLLSKPKPSTGTN, from the coding sequence ATGAAGCGTATCTACCTCATTGCATTATTGCTGTTTGCAACTGTTTTATCAAATGCCCAAACCAACCCGCCAACTGATCTTGGCACTATTCAGCAAAATTTAAAAAAGCTTGATGTGCTGGGCAGCGTGCTGTATGTGGCGGCCCACCCCGATGATGAAAACACCCGCTTGCTTGCTTACCTGGCGCAGGAAAAACATTATCGCACCGGGTATTTGTCGCTTACCCGTGGAGATGGCGGCCAAAACCTGATAGGCAATGAGCAAAGCGAATTGCTTGGGCTGATCCGTACACAGGAACTGCTGGCCGCCCGCCGGGTTGACGGTGCCGAGCAGTTTTTTACACGTGCTAATGATTTCGGTTTTTCAAAAGGACCGGAAGAGACGCTGAAGATCTGGGATAAAGAAAAAGTATTGGGCGATGTAGTTTGGGTAATCCGTAAGTTCAGGCCCGACGTTATTATTTGCCGTTTCCCTACAACCGGCGAAGGAGGTCACGGTCACCATACTTCATCGGCAATATTGGCTCAGGAGGCATTTACAGCCGCGGCTGATCCCAACCGTTACCCCGAACAATTAAAATATGTAAAACCATGGCAGGCCAAACGCCTGATGTGGAATACCTTCAATTTCGGCAGTACAAATACAACCGCCGCCGATCAGTTTAAAATAGATGTTGGCGTTTACAATACCACCTTGGGCAAAAGCTACGGCGAAATAGCTGCCGAAAGCCGCAGCAACCACAAAACCCAAGGCTTCGGTTCAGCTAAACAGCGTGGCGAATCGTACGAGTTTTTCAAAACCATTTTGGGTGATGCCCCCCAGGAGGACTTGATGGATGGCGTTAACACAACCTGGAAACGCGTTAAAGACGGTGATGCGATTGCTGCTCTTGTAAATGTTATCAGGCGAAACTTTATAAGCGAGGCTCCCGAAAAATCATTGCCGGCCCTGGTTCAGCTTTTAATGAAGGTTGAGAAAGTTCCGGATACTTACTGGCGCGAACAGAAAACTAAAGAACTGAATAACCTGATTGCTATCTGTGCCGGTTTGTGGTTTGAAGCTTACGCTACCGAACCAACTTACTCGCTTGGTGATAAAATAAATGTACGTGCGCAGGTGATTAACCGTTTTAATTATCGTGTTAAAATAAATAGCATTGAGGCTAACGACAGCTCGTTAGCGTTGCAAAGCAAAGAGCTGCCGTTTAATCAGGTGCAAACTTTTGAAACCACTACAGCGGCATCTGCCTTAACGCAGCCTTACTGGTTAGCAGCACCGCACCCCGTTGGCGTTTATACGCTGCCCGATAATACGCTTGCAGGTAACCCGGAAAATCCTGACCTGCCAAAAGTTACTTTCCAGTTTATTGTGGAAGGTAAGCCGGTAAATATCGACCGCCGCATTATTTATAAATATGTCGACCCGGTTAGGGGAGAGGTATATCAACCTATTGAAATTACCCCGCCGGTTACAGCGAACATCGACAATAAGGATTATATCTTCAGTACACAACAGGCGCAAACGGTGCTGTTAAACCTGAAAAGCTTTACTAAAGCAAGCGGAACCATCAGCCTTAAACCGGTAACAGGTTTTAAAATAAGTCCGGAGAAGATTGATTTTACCAATAAAGATAAAAATGACGAATGGTCGGTAGCGTTTACGGTTACACCTACTGATAACAAGCAAAAGGTAGTTGAACTGGAAGCCGTTGTTAATGCCAATGGAAAACCGTTTTCGCTTAGCCTTCGCCGTATCAGGTATGATCATGTGCCGGCTATAACCTTGTTCCCACCCGCGCAAACTAAACTCGTTTACCTCGACCTGAAGGCCAATGGTAAAAAGATAGGTTACATTGCCGGAGCCGGCGATCAAATGCCGGAAGCTTTACGCCAGGTAGGTTACGAAGTGCATTTACTTACCGAAAACGAAGTGATGAACGGTGATTTATCGGTATACGATGCCATTGTAACCGGGGTTCGGGCCTACAACGTGAATGAGCGCCTTGCTTATCAGCAACCTAAATTATTGGAATATGTAAAAAACGGCGGCAACCTGGTGGTGCAGTACAATAACAACAATGGTATTGTGGTAAAACAAATAGGCCCTTATCCGTTCACTGTAGTAAACAGGAGGGTTACCGATGAAAACGCTGAAATAACCGTTTTAGATAAAGAAAACCCGGTTTTAAACTATCCTAATAAAATTACCAACGATGATTTCAGCGGTTGGATCCAGGAGCGTGGTTTATACTATGTAACCAACATCGATCCGCAGTATAAACCCATTCTGCAAATGCATGACAAAGGCGAAGAACCGCTTAACGGCTCATTAATTGTTGGCGATTACGGCAAAGGCAGGTTTGTGTACACCTCGCTGGCATTTTTCAGGGAGTTGCCTGCCGGTGTGCCTGGAGCATATAGGTTGTTCATCAACTTATTAAGCAAGCCAAAACCATCAACCGGGACAAATTGA
- a CDS encoding TetR/AcrR family transcriptional regulator gives MEKDKIDKKDHILDVAEKVFADLGYDGASTRTISGEAGVNMAMLNYYFGSKEGLFLAVFKRKIDSFRTLLQNIGSDESMNAWDKLDKCIDNYVERIIANNCFQKLINREVSMNKRGDLTDKIIEILMVNVYEVKRIMEEGVNNGLFYKDVDVPLVIATLFGTKNYIVNMPQLSSLILGHDIRDEKFMENELKPRVKTYMKRLLKAYLVNEHDNSK, from the coding sequence ATGGAAAAAGATAAAATAGATAAAAAAGACCATATCCTCGACGTAGCCGAAAAGGTGTTCGCGGATCTTGGTTATGACGGTGCCTCCACCCGTACCATATCGGGCGAAGCCGGTGTAAACATGGCTATGCTCAATTACTATTTTGGATCAAAAGAAGGGCTTTTCCTGGCAGTTTTTAAGCGTAAGATCGATTCGTTCCGCACCCTGCTGCAAAATATTGGCAGCGATGAAAGCATGAACGCCTGGGATAAACTGGATAAATGCATTGACAATTACGTTGAGCGCATTATCGCCAATAACTGTTTTCAAAAGCTCATAAACAGAGAAGTATCCATGAATAAACGTGGTGATCTTACCGATAAGATCATCGAAATATTAATGGTAAACGTGTACGAGGTAAAACGGATTATGGAGGAGGGCGTAAACAACGGCCTGTTTTATAAAGATGTTGATGTGCCCCTCGTAATAGCCACCCTATTCGGTACAAAAAATTATATCGTTAACATGCCACAGCTATCATCATTAATACTGGGACATGATATTCGTGATGAAAAGTTTATGGAAAATGAACTGAAACCACGTGTTAAAACATACATGAAAAGACTTTTAAAAGCTTATTTAGTTAATGAACATGACAACTCCAAATAA
- a CDS encoding TolC family protein, translating to MTTPNNKTNHLKLLKQVLRPLLRGSIALIVLSLPFAASAQDRTLTLDEAIKLGLENSKTLKLSNSKVEQAISEYNQAKDEALPTGKVSYGYNHAEIPANRLALGESSFNLPNRADAYLGILTLNQTIFAGGKLKYARQSTDLLTQVARLDIENDKDQIVYDIISSYYNLYKVLQSKKVVTQNLTTVDGQIKQAQRFFEQGLVTKNDVLRFQLQRSNIEVNGVDLETNRRIINYNLNVLLGLPEGTQLNIDQITEADRQVAPLTAYLDTAMAVRPEFKQFALRSRVAETNIKSIKANELPTLGASVAGYYVDVNANPIPKSGNFITPLSAGLTLSWNFSSLWTNKNKVKEAQIQSQQVDINKSITTDRVKDEVNQSYQNYTQALEKIKLLQTAIDQAGENNKILESKYKSNIASATDRADAETLLYQAQINLELAKADAGLAYYTLQKSTGKINK from the coding sequence ATGACAACTCCAAATAACAAAACCAATCACCTTAAACTATTAAAGCAGGTGTTACGGCCCCTTTTGCGTGGCAGTATCGCCCTCATAGTTTTAAGCCTGCCTTTTGCAGCCAGCGCGCAAGACAGGACACTAACACTTGATGAGGCTATTAAACTTGGCCTTGAAAACAGCAAAACGCTAAAACTATCAAATTCAAAGGTTGAGCAGGCTATTTCTGAATACAACCAGGCTAAAGATGAAGCACTGCCAACAGGTAAAGTAAGCTACGGTTACAACCACGCCGAAATTCCGGCCAACAGGCTTGCTTTAGGCGAATCAAGCTTTAACCTGCCTAACCGTGCCGACGCGTACCTTGGTATCCTTACTTTAAACCAAACCATATTTGCCGGCGGTAAATTGAAATATGCGCGTCAGTCAACAGATCTGCTTACACAGGTGGCCCGTTTGGATATAGAGAATGATAAAGACCAGATTGTTTACGACATCATCAGCTCGTATTACAACCTGTACAAAGTATTGCAAAGCAAAAAAGTAGTAACACAAAACTTAACCACCGTTGACGGCCAGATTAAACAGGCACAACGCTTTTTTGAACAAGGTTTAGTAACTAAAAACGATGTATTGCGTTTTCAATTACAACGCTCAAACATTGAAGTTAATGGCGTTGATCTTGAAACTAACCGTCGTATCATTAACTACAACCTTAACGTATTGTTAGGTTTACCTGAAGGTACACAGTTAAACATCGACCAGATTACCGAAGCCGACAGGCAGGTAGCTCCGCTTACGGCTTACCTTGATACAGCAATGGCGGTACGCCCTGAGTTTAAGCAATTCGCGCTACGCAGCCGTGTTGCCGAAACCAATATCAAAAGCATTAAAGCTAATGAATTGCCAACCTTAGGTGCTTCAGTTGCAGGTTATTATGTTGATGTTAACGCCAATCCTATCCCTAAAAGCGGTAACTTCATCACTCCACTATCGGCCGGCTTAACACTGTCATGGAACTTCAGCTCATTGTGGACAAACAAAAACAAGGTAAAAGAAGCCCAGATTCAGAGCCAGCAGGTTGATATCAACAAAAGCATCACTACCGACCGTGTAAAAGACGAGGTTAACCAAAGCTATCAGAACTACACCCAGGCATTGGAGAAGATCAAACTTTTACAAACAGCTATTGATCAGGCGGGTGAAAACAACAAGATCCTCGAATCAAAATACAAAAGCAACATAGCATCAGCTACAGACAGGGCCGATGCAGAAACATTGCTTTACCAGGCACAGATCAACTTAGAATTGGCTAAAGCCGATGCTGGTCTGGCTTACTATACTTTACAAAAATCAACTGGAAAAATCAACAAATAA
- a CDS encoding HlyD family secretion protein, with the protein MAKEQETPEQPKKKNKVIPIILGIVLIGGVIFGIKEYIYFSKHIDTDDAQIDGDISPVVARVGGYVDSIYFEENTHVNVGQPLVKIDDRDYKVKLEQAQAAQVGASAGINVNQSQIFANEANSAGAKAQVASNAAHLEKVQKDYDRYANLVKDGSVTQQQFDQAKADLDVAKANYKASQDQYKAAVEQIGTTRSQLAVTHTGVSQRQVDIDYAKLQLSYTLVKSPASGLASKKNVQLGQLVQAGQTLFSIVNDNSLYITANYKETQLTNIKNGLKVEIEVDAYPDMKLEGQVYNFSPATGAKFSLLPPDNATGNFVKVVQRVPVKIKINGTKEELAKLRPGMSVNVSVIKE; encoded by the coding sequence ATGGCAAAGGAACAAGAAACACCGGAACAACCGAAAAAGAAAAACAAAGTTATCCCCATCATATTAGGCATTGTACTTATTGGCGGCGTAATTTTCGGTATAAAAGAATACATCTACTTTAGCAAACACATTGATACTGATGACGCTCAGATCGATGGCGATATCAGCCCTGTAGTTGCCCGCGTTGGCGGATATGTTGATTCAATTTATTTTGAAGAAAACACCCACGTAAACGTTGGTCAGCCGCTGGTTAAAATTGATGACCGCGACTATAAAGTAAAATTAGAGCAGGCCCAGGCTGCACAAGTTGGCGCAAGCGCTGGTATCAATGTAAACCAGTCACAGATATTCGCTAATGAAGCAAACTCTGCAGGCGCTAAAGCTCAGGTTGCATCAAACGCTGCTCACTTAGAGAAAGTACAAAAAGATTACGACCGCTATGCCAACCTGGTAAAAGACGGATCAGTAACCCAACAACAATTTGACCAGGCCAAAGCCGATCTTGATGTTGCTAAAGCTAACTACAAAGCATCACAGGACCAGTATAAAGCTGCTGTTGAGCAAATTGGTACTACCCGCAGCCAGTTAGCAGTTACACACACAGGTGTATCGCAAAGGCAGGTTGATATTGATTATGCAAAATTGCAATTGAGCTATACTTTAGTTAAATCACCTGCAAGTGGTTTAGCATCTAAAAAGAATGTACAGTTAGGTCAGCTGGTACAAGCTGGTCAAACTTTGTTCTCAATTGTGAATGACAACAGCCTTTACATTACTGCCAACTACAAAGAAACTCAGCTTACCAACATCAAAAACGGTTTAAAAGTGGAGATTGAAGTTGATGCTTATCCTGATATGAAACTGGAAGGCCAGGTTTACAATTTTTCACCTGCTACAGGCGCTAAATTCTCCCTGCTTCCTCCGGATAACGCTACCGGTAACTTCGTAAAAGTTGTACAACGTGTGCCTGTAAAAATCAAAATTAACGGCACTAAAGAAGAGCTTGCAAAATTACGCCCTGGTATGAGCGTAAACGTATCAGTAATTAAAGAATAA
- a CDS encoding DHA2 family efflux MFS transporter permease subunit, whose translation MAETGFKKWIITITVITASLLELIDTTIVNVALPHIQGNLGATLEDVAWVVTGYAVANVIILPMSGWLGGRFGRKNYFMASIIVFTIVSFLCGNAHSMDELVLFRILQGIAGGGLISTAQAILLETWPREQIGTATALFGLGAVVGPTVGPTIGGWIVENYSWPWIFYVNIPVGALAAFCTYTFVRETPKDAKGKPVDWWGIILLAIAVGSLQTVLEKGESEDWFAKPYILVLTISAVLGTILFIWREMSTEHPIVNFSILRHRSFAVGMFTSFILGFGLYGSVFVFPVFCQNLLGFNAQQTGELLFPGGLCTIVMMPFIGKMLNKGIPAQFMATAGMFLFYVFTHMLSGSTLATGEKDVLVPLLIRGVGMALLFVPLTTLAMADLKGPELGQGSGLNNMMRQLGGSFGIATLTTIIHIRQGVHRSNLLVNINQYNNPFNDRLNMLTQGFMAKGKSMIDATHMAYQAIEGMVTRQTLLLTYDDAYWISGLVMLFSIPLLYLQPFKKLKAVADSH comes from the coding sequence ATGGCTGAAACTGGCTTTAAAAAGTGGATCATCACCATTACGGTGATCACAGCTTCGCTACTGGAGCTGATTGATACCACTATCGTTAACGTAGCGTTGCCTCACATACAGGGTAACCTTGGCGCAACCCTTGAGGATGTGGCCTGGGTAGTTACCGGCTATGCGGTAGCAAACGTGATCATATTGCCCATGTCGGGATGGCTGGGCGGCCGTTTTGGGCGTAAAAACTATTTCATGGCATCTATCATCGTGTTTACCATTGTATCCTTTTTATGTGGTAACGCGCACAGTATGGATGAACTGGTATTGTTCAGGATATTACAGGGTATAGCCGGTGGCGGTTTAATTTCAACCGCCCAGGCTATATTGCTTGAAACCTGGCCTCGTGAGCAAATAGGTACTGCAACCGCGTTATTTGGTTTGGGAGCGGTTGTAGGCCCAACAGTAGGCCCTACTATTGGCGGCTGGATTGTTGAAAACTACTCATGGCCATGGATATTTTATGTAAACATCCCTGTAGGTGCTTTAGCGGCATTTTGTACTTATACCTTTGTGAGGGAAACCCCCAAGGATGCCAAAGGTAAACCTGTTGACTGGTGGGGTATCATACTACTTGCCATCGCGGTAGGCAGCTTACAAACCGTACTTGAAAAAGGCGAGAGTGAAGACTGGTTTGCAAAACCATACATCCTGGTGTTAACCATTTCGGCTGTATTAGGTACCATATTGTTTATTTGGCGCGAAATGAGCACGGAGCACCCGATTGTGAATTTCAGCATTCTCCGGCACCGAAGTTTTGCGGTAGGGATGTTTACATCCTTCATACTCGGGTTTGGTTTGTACGGATCGGTGTTTGTGTTCCCGGTATTTTGTCAAAACCTGCTTGGGTTTAATGCCCAGCAAACCGGTGAGTTGTTGTTCCCGGGTGGTTTGTGTACCATTGTAATGATGCCATTTATAGGCAAGATGCTCAACAAAGGCATACCGGCCCAATTTATGGCCACAGCTGGCATGTTCCTGTTTTATGTATTTACACATATGCTGAGCGGCTCAACACTTGCTACAGGCGAAAAAGATGTATTAGTACCTCTATTGATCCGTGGTGTAGGTATGGCCTTATTATTCGTGCCGCTTACCACACTGGCCATGGCCGATTTGAAAGGCCCTGAATTAGGCCAGGGATCTGGTTTGAACAACATGATGCGTCAGTTGGGTGGTTCATTTGGTATTGCTACGCTTACTACAATCATCCACATTCGTCAGGGTGTACACCGCAGTAACCTGCTGGTAAACATCAACCAGTACAACAACCCTTTCAATGATCGTTTGAATATGCTTACCCAGGGCTTCATGGCTAAAGGTAAATCAATGATCGATGCTACCCACATGGCTTATCAGGCTATTGAGGGCATGGTTACAAGGCAAACGCTGTTGTTAACTTATGACGATGCTTACTGGATTTCGGGATTGGTGATGTTGTTTTCGATACCGCTGCTTTATTTGCAGCCGTTCAAAAAGCTCAAAGCCGTTGCGGATTCGCACTAA
- a CDS encoding carboxymuconolactone decarboxylase family protein codes for MNESTEVIQEILQSIGLDINYRTASLTLLETGDSRYLRDLKLNFTSTLTSAHLTSKECALLGLATAVNNNNVPLTNFFTKYAKENEATDAEVGEAVGCASLLASNNVFYRFRHFTQKEKYTQIPARIRMQLMMKPVTGKEFFELASLAVSAVNGCEMCVNAHEDSLIKLGTTEERIFDAVRIASLITATGKVIF; via the coding sequence ATGAACGAAAGTACCGAAGTAATCCAGGAGATACTCCAGAGTATCGGATTAGATATTAATTACCGCACCGCAAGCCTTACACTATTAGAAACAGGCGACTCACGCTATCTGCGCGACCTTAAGCTGAATTTTACCAGCACCCTTACCTCTGCACATTTAACTAGTAAAGAATGCGCCCTGCTGGGTTTGGCTACCGCTGTAAATAATAATAACGTGCCACTTACCAACTTCTTTACCAAATACGCCAAAGAAAACGAAGCTACCGACGCCGAAGTTGGCGAAGCTGTTGGTTGTGCTTCATTGCTTGCATCAAACAATGTGTTTTACCGTTTCAGGCACTTTACTCAAAAAGAAAAGTATACCCAGATCCCGGCACGTATCCGTATGCAGTTGATGATGAAACCTGTTACCGGTAAAGAGTTTTTTGAACTGGCCAGTTTAGCCGTGTCTGCAGTTAACGGTTGCGAAATGTGCGTGAACGCTCACGAAGATTCATTGATTAAATTAGGCACTACCGAAGAGCGTATTTTTGATGCGGTACGTATAGCATCGTTAATAACAGCTACAGGGAAAGTTATATTTTAA
- a CDS encoding peroxiredoxin — protein MLTIGQKFPEFSKTAVVSLEKGKEFETLTSEYLTNDDNVWTVMFWWPKDFTFVCPTEIAEFNKNFGEFRDRETRLIGASTDSEFVHAAWRRDHDDLRDLKFPMLADTSKSLAEDLGILEPTEKIAYRATFIVDPQGIIRWVSVNDLSVGRNVKEVLRVLDGLQTDELCPCNWEKGQETLTV, from the coding sequence ATGTTAACCATAGGACAAAAATTCCCCGAATTTTCTAAAACAGCAGTAGTAAGCCTTGAAAAAGGTAAAGAGTTTGAAACCCTTACTTCTGAGTATTTAACCAACGATGATAACGTTTGGACTGTAATGTTCTGGTGGCCAAAAGACTTTACTTTTGTTTGCCCTACTGAAATTGCTGAATTCAACAAAAACTTTGGCGAATTCCGCGACCGTGAAACCCGTTTGATCGGTGCTTCTACCGACTCTGAGTTTGTTCACGCTGCCTGGAGAAGAGATCACGACGATCTGCGTGACCTGAAATTCCCTATGCTTGCTGATACTTCTAAATCATTAGCTGAAGATTTGGGTATTTTAGAACCAACTGAAAAAATTGCTTACCGTGCTACTTTCATCGTTGACCCACAAGGTATCATCCGTTGGGTATCAGTTAACGACCTGAGCGTTGGCCGTAACGTAAAAGAAGTATTACGTGTACTTGACGGTTTACAAACTGACGAGCTTTGCCCTTGCAACTGGGAAAAAGGTCAGGAAACTTTAACTGTATAA
- a CDS encoding WG repeat-containing protein — translation MKTKPILIIAVSVIVLAIGGYFLLRRKNVSSPKQNEISQFLSNFKTQLAKGHRDSLLNYFGDKQKTEPINRLLNALLNKPEKGEYVDIVFNVDLDIAKGNISFINPELATAVIPVTFRGDRLESKFSTITFTIQKIAEHQYKIYQVDARDFMTDYISYKNNAVKLQYTDKEIYSPSTLKAFTDASNLYAKYDSVIWFGHVKDQTYFYVVKGKWELFDALNDYFRPKKDTAKTYKMGLVGPDYKEVIPAEYDLVHNINGIFPNLIEVEKEHKRGFYDIEGKIVVPVEYDQIFPLNDSENLAALKKGDDMFWLKNDYTISEKADINVADIFPKLKQPASFTLTKSPTGDITEFNSRDDHGSIYLPASYLVDLDILPQVVQFKNPLRNHVDFEESSTQYMVKAQSLPAQSSGNGDNWLQSAFYSIRDYFIGGRAEFYTKQNLVLVDKKHNSIYSQRFDIDYSEIGEAEDLSGSCNEYTFRTLTDSLFELKATAVAGIPTYDDKSELREMPVYHYLTLKDGKLIELRTSRLFAFTKHIKMDQSYLEGCYSYLVDDGAHHWNEKLSDKLTPDILRYMKNEIYADYKYKFKDKRWNEIFYARYGEGKEGQNISVQDSLTEIDKYNIQWIDQKLKAMPVIQPKVLAAK, via the coding sequence ATGAAAACCAAACCTATCCTCATTATAGCAGTTTCTGTTATTGTTTTAGCCATTGGCGGGTACTTCCTGCTTCGCCGCAAAAACGTATCATCACCAAAACAAAACGAGATAAGTCAATTTCTAAGCAATTTTAAAACACAGCTTGCCAAAGGCCACCGAGACTCATTGCTAAACTATTTTGGTGACAAACAAAAAACTGAGCCTATAAACCGCCTGCTTAACGCACTGCTCAACAAACCTGAGAAAGGGGAATATGTTGATATCGTATTTAACGTTGATCTTGATATAGCTAAGGGCAATATTTCATTTATCAATCCCGAGCTTGCGACAGCTGTTATACCGGTAACGTTCAGGGGCGACCGCCTGGAAAGCAAATTTTCGACCATTACATTCACCATCCAGAAAATAGCCGAACACCAATACAAGATCTATCAGGTTGATGCCCGCGATTTTATGACCGATTATATAAGCTATAAGAACAACGCGGTGAAACTTCAATACACCGATAAGGAAATTTATAGCCCCTCTACCCTGAAAGCTTTTACAGATGCCAGTAATTTATATGCAAAGTATGATAGCGTGATATGGTTCGGCCATGTAAAAGATCAAACATACTTTTATGTGGTAAAAGGTAAGTGGGAGCTTTTTGATGCGCTAAACGATTATTTCAGGCCCAAAAAAGATACTGCCAAAACCTATAAAATGGGACTTGTAGGTCCAGATTATAAAGAAGTGATCCCTGCAGAGTATGATCTTGTTCATAATATCAACGGCATCTTCCCCAATCTTATAGAAGTTGAAAAGGAGCACAAACGGGGCTTTTATGATATCGAGGGTAAAATAGTGGTGCCCGTGGAGTACGACCAGATATTCCCGCTTAATGACAGCGAAAACCTTGCCGCCCTCAAAAAAGGCGATGATATGTTCTGGCTGAAGAACGATTACACCATCTCCGAAAAAGCCGACATCAATGTTGCCGATATATTTCCAAAGCTTAAGCAGCCAGCTTCATTTACTTTAACCAAAAGCCCCACCGGCGATATAACAGAATTTAACTCGCGCGACGATCATGGAAGTATTTACCTTCCGGCTTCGTACCTGGTTGACCTTGATATTTTACCACAGGTTGTGCAGTTCAAAAACCCTTTACGTAACCATGTTGATTTTGAAGAATCAAGCACACAGTATATGGTAAAAGCCCAGTCATTACCTGCACAAAGTTCAGGCAATGGCGATAACTGGTTGCAAAGCGCGTTTTACTCCATCCGTGACTATTTTATTGGCGGCCGGGCCGAATTTTACACCAAACAAAACCTGGTATTGGTTGATAAGAAACATAACAGTATTTACAGCCAGCGATTTGATATTGACTATAGCGAAATAGGAGAAGCAGAAGACCTTTCCGGATCATGTAACGAATACACCTTCCGCACACTCACCGATTCGTTATTTGAATTAAAGGCAACTGCTGTTGCCGGGATACCAACATATGATGATAAAAGCGAGTTACGGGAAATGCCTGTATATCATTACCTCACATTAAAGGATGGAAAATTAATTGAACTAAGAACATCGCGTTTGTTCGCGTTCACTAAACACATAAAGATGGACCAAAGCTATTTGGAAGGGTGTTACTCCTACCTGGTAGACGACGGGGCCCATCATTGGAACGAAAAGCTATCCGATAAACTTACTCCTGATATTTTACGGTATATGAAAAATGAAATCTATGCCGATTACAAGTATAAGTTTAAAGACAAAAGGTGGAACGAAATTTTTTACGCAAGATATGGCGAAGGCAAAGAGGGACAAAACATCAGCGTCCAGGATTCACTTACCGAGATTGATAAGTATAATATCCAGTGGATTGATCAGAAATTGAAAGCCATGCCGGTTATACAACCAAAGGTACTTGCCGCTAAATGA
- a CDS encoding DUF2306 domain-containing protein — translation MHIKQKAVETGWYLPAFYCHIIGSSVILLAGFFQFSKKVYNNKALHRALGKLYVFGVLFFAAPGAYVMTLFINRGTGVFISFLLQNTLWVAFTLAAFLLVKKGRIDEHIKMINRSYALAFGAVTLRFYIWLFTVLGNGVNFENNYLIIAFLSWVPNLILAEAINRYSERVVEVG, via the coding sequence TTGCATATCAAACAAAAAGCCGTTGAAACCGGATGGTACCTGCCTGCCTTTTATTGCCATATTATTGGTAGCAGCGTAATCCTGCTTGCCGGTTTTTTCCAGTTTTCAAAAAAGGTGTATAACAACAAAGCGCTGCACCGCGCATTGGGTAAGCTTTATGTATTCGGTGTGCTGTTTTTCGCTGCACCGGGTGCTTATGTCATGACGCTGTTTATTAATCGGGGCACAGGCGTATTCATATCTTTTTTATTGCAAAATACCTTGTGGGTCGCTTTCACTCTGGCGGCGTTTCTGCTGGTTAAAAAAGGAAGGATTGACGAGCATATCAAAATGATAAACCGGAGCTATGCACTCGCCTTCGGCGCGGTTACCCTGCGTTTTTACATCTGGCTGTTTACCGTTTTGGGTAACGGTGTAAACTTTGAAAATAACTACCTCATTATTGCCTTTCTAAGCTGGGTACCTAATTTGATTTTGGCTGAGGCTATAAACAGGTATAGTGAAAGAGTGGTTGAGGTTGGATGA